Proteins found in one SAR324 cluster bacterium genomic segment:
- a CDS encoding RNA-binding protein, translating into MNIYVGNLAFSVSEDQLRSAFSQFGKVSKASVIMDRVNNRSKGFGFVEMDDAAEGNSAVEALNGHQIDGRAWKVNEAKPREKSRW; encoded by the coding sequence GTGAATATTTACGTAGGAAATTTGGCCTTCAGCGTTTCTGAAGATCAGTTGCGATCAGCATTCAGCCAGTTTGGAAAAGTAAGCAAAGCCTCAGTAATTATGGATCGAGTAAATAATCGATCCAAAGGCTTCGGTTTTGTAGAAATGGATGATGCGGCAGAGGGAAATTCTGCTGTTGAGGCTTTAAATGGTCATCAAATAGATGGTCGAGCTTGGAAAGTGAATGAAGCCAAACCTCGAGAAAAATCAAGGTGGTAG